One Streptomyces lincolnensis genomic region harbors:
- a CDS encoding fic family toxin-antitoxin system, toxin component: MSDLSIDLAWLLMLAEQKTPGDPQVTDWGALVAAVARHQAEIFDIPVYDSPHMRAAALLQLLIHVPALERSNALFACAVGYAYLVASGLRVVTSPELVRDLARAAKKGDASVHDIARELKKWTL; this comes from the coding sequence TTGAGCGATCTGAGCATCGATCTCGCCTGGCTCCTGATGCTCGCCGAGCAGAAGACCCCGGGCGATCCCCAGGTCACCGACTGGGGGGCCCTGGTCGCCGCCGTGGCACGGCACCAGGCCGAGATATTCGACATCCCCGTGTACGACAGCCCGCACATGCGCGCCGCGGCGCTGCTGCAACTCCTCATCCATGTCCCGGCGTTGGAGCGCAGCAACGCGCTCTTCGCGTGCGCCGTCGGATACGCCTACCTCGTCGCGAGCGGGCTCAGGGTCGTCACCTCGCCGGAACTCGTCCGTGATCTCGCCCGGGCGGCCAAGAAGGGTGACGCCTCGGTGCACGACATCGCGCGCGAGCTGAAGAAATGGACGCTGTGA
- a CDS encoding adenosylmethionine--8-amino-7-oxononanoate transaminase has product MPDPSVPDLLELDRRHVWHPYGPMPGRQEPLVVESASGVRLRMADGSGELVDGMSSWWSAIHGYNHPVLNEAAREQLGRMSHVMFGGLTHEPAVRLAKLLVDMSPDGLEHVFLADSGSVSVEVAVKMCLQYWRSLGRPSKRRLLTWRGGYHGDTWQPMSVCDPEGGMHELWSGSLPRQVFADPPPTRYEEAYADQLRSLIERHADELAAVIVEPVVQGAGGMRFHSPAYLRVLREACDAHDVLLVFDEIATGFGRTGALFAAEHAAVTPDVMCVGKALTGGYLTMAATLCTPRVADGISRGEVPVLAHGPTFMGNPLAAAVACASIELLLGQDWLAEVKRIETGLREGLSAASDLPGVGEVRVLGAIGVVQLDHPVDMKAATEAAVREGVWLRPFRDLIYTMPPYVTGDADVARIARAVCAAAREG; this is encoded by the coding sequence ATGCCTGACCCGAGCGTCCCCGACCTGCTGGAACTGGACCGGCGCCACGTCTGGCACCCCTACGGTCCGATGCCGGGCCGTCAGGAACCGCTCGTCGTGGAGTCGGCGAGCGGGGTCCGGCTGCGGATGGCGGACGGCTCGGGCGAGCTGGTCGACGGGATGTCCTCCTGGTGGTCGGCGATCCACGGCTACAACCACCCGGTGCTGAACGAGGCCGCGCGCGAGCAGCTCGGGCGGATGAGCCACGTGATGTTCGGCGGCCTCACGCACGAGCCCGCCGTACGGCTCGCAAAGCTCCTTGTCGACATGTCGCCGGACGGTCTGGAACACGTCTTCCTCGCCGACTCCGGCTCGGTGTCGGTCGAGGTCGCGGTCAAGATGTGCCTCCAGTACTGGCGCTCGCTCGGCCGCCCGTCGAAGCGGCGGCTGCTGACCTGGCGGGGCGGCTACCACGGCGACACCTGGCAGCCGATGTCGGTGTGCGATCCCGAGGGCGGAATGCACGAGCTGTGGTCCGGGTCGCTGCCGCGCCAGGTGTTCGCCGACCCGCCGCCGACACGGTACGAGGAGGCGTACGCCGATCAGCTGCGCTCCCTGATCGAACGCCACGCCGACGAACTCGCCGCGGTGATCGTCGAGCCGGTGGTGCAGGGCGCGGGCGGGATGCGGTTCCACTCCCCCGCGTATCTGCGGGTGCTGCGCGAGGCGTGCGACGCGCACGACGTACTCCTGGTGTTCGACGAGATCGCCACCGGGTTCGGCCGCACGGGCGCGCTGTTCGCGGCGGAGCACGCCGCGGTGACCCCGGACGTCATGTGCGTGGGCAAGGCGCTGACCGGCGGCTACCTGACGATGGCGGCGACGCTGTGCACGCCCCGGGTGGCCGACGGCATCTCGCGGGGCGAGGTACCGGTGCTGGCGCACGGGCCGACCTTCATGGGGAACCCGCTGGCGGCGGCCGTCGCCTGCGCGTCGATCGAACTGCTGCTGGGCCAGGACTGGCTCGCCGAGGTCAAGCGGATCGAGACGGGACTGCGGGAGGGGCTCTCGGCGGCCTCGGACCTCCCGGGTGTCGGGGAGGTACGCGTCCTCGGCGCCATCGGGGTCGTCCAGCTCGACCACCCCGTGGACATGAAGGCGGCCACGGAGGCGGCCGTCCGCGAGGGCGTGTGGCTACGGCCGTTCCGCGACCTGATCTACACGATGCCGCCGTACGTCACGGGCGACGCGGACGTGGCACGGATCGCGCGCGCGGTGTGCGCGGCGGCACGGGAGGGATGA
- a CDS encoding helix-turn-helix transcriptional regulator: MVTPVNPPPLDRTPPPPRTLSSLPEGVRVRVLRAVHGDPRAAADLVPLLTERQAAGHDPLPTEPAELAPALLRTRRAEIQALPDDTRLLLLLAAADQYPVPTHAFLRAVTAVRLDTRPLEAAEATGIAQATTGGVVFRDVWTTVAAYETGSPADRREVHRLLARVLRGDGEAPGRSWHRGAGALGPSARLTAELRAAAEQARDAGRLPLARALAEHAAALCLDPRERSRLLARAAVHAWQSGDGDRARRLAAAGHDEALTGVLALRAGNASEAFDALLAAARTPGEPAGAGGGQSAVAAQASGDPEPNSDGLHVSPASAGAPDGPHATRGATSAQEHAFARAAVRRPSVPAPGTDSPESARPAARAASGRAADLSSSPAVAAHVPAASPAPRPGASPRAADPSASARTPRRSASPRSAPSPASADTSRPSASPRAAHLLTRATEAAIYTGDLRRCREAGQVAEVLGVVSPGTLGGLVAAFEGRYEDARDLLMAAAGRCGPGGDPTLLLHAGIAALLLGDHTLAATATLRAATSARARGATATAVQAMEFRAYADFWTGRPRAGEAAATEALAQAYATGQDNGACHLQAALAMFAAITGDAELCRERAAAARSYALGRGLGLPAALAQWALAFLDLGNGRFPAAAARLRALAGFGPGHGHRAIRHLATPHYVEAAVRTGDTRVARAAHTDYHRWASAVDSPDDLALSARCRALLAPGAEAVEHYRTALDLHARGTRDFERARTELLFGAALRRLRHRTEARDRLHSALAAFEQFGAPHCAEQARAELRAVGAPDASARGGSDASSGGRAADPADRLTAQQLLIARMAAEGATNREIAVRLALSPRTIDHHLRGVFTRLGIRSRIELVRLLGEAERDRGRP; the protein is encoded by the coding sequence GTGGTGACTCCGGTGAACCCCCCGCCCCTCGACCGCACTCCGCCCCCGCCGCGCACGCTCTCCTCGCTGCCCGAGGGCGTCCGGGTGCGGGTGCTGCGTGCCGTCCACGGCGATCCGCGCGCCGCCGCCGATCTCGTACCGCTGCTGACCGAACGGCAGGCGGCCGGTCACGACCCGCTGCCGACCGAACCCGCCGAGCTGGCCCCGGCGTTGCTGCGGACCCGCCGGGCCGAGATCCAGGCCCTGCCGGACGACACCCGGCTGCTGCTGCTCCTCGCGGCGGCCGACCAGTACCCGGTCCCCACGCACGCCTTCCTGCGCGCCGTGACCGCCGTCCGTCTCGACACCCGTCCCCTGGAAGCCGCCGAGGCGACCGGGATCGCCCAGGCGACGACGGGCGGGGTCGTCTTCCGGGACGTCTGGACGACGGTCGCCGCCTACGAGACCGGCTCCCCGGCCGACCGGCGCGAGGTCCACCGGCTGCTGGCACGGGTGCTGCGCGGCGACGGCGAGGCGCCCGGCCGGTCCTGGCACCGGGGCGCGGGCGCCCTCGGTCCGAGCGCCCGGCTCACGGCCGAACTCCGCGCCGCCGCCGAACAGGCCCGTGACGCGGGTCGCCTTCCGCTGGCCCGCGCACTCGCCGAGCACGCCGCCGCCCTCTGCCTCGACCCCCGCGAACGCTCCCGCCTCCTGGCCCGCGCCGCCGTCCACGCCTGGCAGTCCGGCGACGGCGACCGCGCCCGCCGCCTGGCCGCCGCCGGCCACGACGAGGCCCTGACCGGCGTCCTCGCCCTCCGCGCGGGCAACGCCTCGGAGGCGTTCGACGCCCTGCTGGCGGCGGCGCGGACGCCGGGGGAGCCGGCGGGCGCGGGTGGCGGGCAGTCGGCTGTGGCGGCGCAGGCGTCGGGGGACCCGGAGCCCAACAGTGACGGGCTGCACGTGTCACCCGCGTCCGCCGGAGCCCCGGACGGCCCTCATGCCACGCGGGGCGCGACTTCGGCACAGGAGCACGCTTTTGCTCGGGCGGCGGTCCGTCGGCCCTCCGTACCGGCGCCGGGCACCGACAGCCCGGAGTCGGCCCGGCCGGCGGCCCGCGCCGCGTCGGGCCGGGCGGCGGACCTCTCCTCCTCGCCGGCGGTGGCCGCCCATGTCCCGGCGGCGTCCCCTGCGCCCCGCCCCGGCGCGTCACCCCGAGCCGCCGACCCCTCGGCGTCGGCCCGGACGCCCCGCCGCTCCGCGTCGCCCCGGTCCGCCCCCTCCCCGGCGTCGGCCGACACGTCCCGCCCCTCCGCGTCCCCTCGGGCCGCCCACCTCCTCACCCGTGCCACCGAAGCGGCTATCTACACCGGTGACCTGCGTCGATGCCGTGAGGCCGGGCAGGTGGCCGAGGTGCTCGGGGTCGTGTCGCCCGGCACGCTCGGCGGGCTGGTGGCGGCCTTCGAGGGGCGGTACGAGGACGCTCGGGATCTGTTGATGGCGGCGGCCGGGCGCTGTGGCCCGGGCGGGGACCCCACCCTGCTGCTGCACGCCGGAATCGCCGCGCTGCTGCTCGGCGACCACACTCTCGCCGCCACCGCGACCCTGCGGGCGGCCACCTCGGCGCGGGCGCGCGGAGCGACGGCGACCGCCGTCCAGGCCATGGAGTTCCGGGCGTACGCGGACTTCTGGACCGGCCGCCCCCGCGCCGGCGAGGCCGCCGCGACCGAGGCGCTGGCGCAGGCGTACGCCACCGGCCAGGACAACGGCGCCTGCCATCTCCAGGCCGCCCTGGCGATGTTCGCCGCGATCACCGGCGACGCGGAGCTGTGCCGCGAACGTGCCGCCGCCGCCCGGTCGTACGCCCTCGGCCGTGGTCTCGGTCTGCCCGCCGCCCTCGCGCAGTGGGCGCTCGCCTTCCTCGACCTCGGCAACGGCCGCTTCCCGGCCGCCGCGGCCCGGTTGCGAGCCCTCGCCGGATTCGGGCCCGGCCACGGCCACCGGGCCATCCGGCATCTGGCCACCCCGCACTACGTCGAGGCCGCCGTCCGCACCGGAGACACCCGGGTCGCGCGGGCCGCCCACACCGACTACCACCGCTGGGCGAGCGCCGTGGACAGCCCGGACGACCTGGCGCTGAGCGCCCGTTGCCGTGCCCTGCTCGCGCCGGGCGCGGAGGCCGTCGAGCACTACCGCACCGCACTCGACCTGCACGCGCGCGGCACCCGGGACTTCGAACGCGCCCGCACCGAGCTGCTGTTCGGAGCCGCGCTACGACGACTGCGCCACCGCACGGAGGCACGCGACCGGCTGCACAGCGCGCTGGCGGCCTTCGAACAGTTCGGCGCCCCGCACTGCGCCGAGCAGGCCCGGGCCGAACTCCGCGCGGTCGGCGCGCCCGACGCGAGCGCACGGGGCGGGTCCGACGCGAGCTCGGGCGGCCGGGCCGCCGATCCGGCCGACCGTCTCACGGCCCAGCAGCTGCTGATCGCCCGCATGGCCGCCGAGGGCGCCACCAACCGCGAGATCGCCGTCCGCCTCGCGCTCAGTCCCCGCACGATCGACCACCATCTGCGCGGTGTCTTCACCCGGTTGGGCATCCGCTCCCGGATCGAACTGGTCCGCCTCCTCGGGGAGGCGGAGAGGGACCGGGGGCGGCCCTAG
- the bioB gene encoding biotin synthase BioB, with product MDLLNTLVDKGLRRELPSREEALAVLATSDDDLLDVVAAAGKVRRHWFGRRVKLNYLVNLKSGLCPEDCSYCSQRLGSTTGILKYTWLKPDEASKAAAAGLAGGAKRVCLVASGRGPTDRDVDRVAGTIKAIKEQNEGVEVCACLGLLSDGQAERLREAGADAYNHNLNTSEGTYGEITTTHTYADRVDTVNKAHAAGLSACSGLIAGMGESDEDLVDVVYSLRELDPDSVPVNFLIPVEGTPLAKEWNLTPQRCLRILAMVRFVCPDVEVRIAGGREVHLRTMQPLALHLANSIFLGDYLTTEGQAGRADLEMIADAGFEVEDTGQVTLPEHRANAGGGGCGSHAEAGCGSHESAGCGSPESAGVCGSAPAASTAPAGEPRTDLVAVRRRGAGTDLAPNA from the coding sequence ATGGACCTGCTGAACACGCTGGTGGACAAGGGGCTTCGGCGCGAGCTGCCGAGCCGCGAGGAGGCGCTGGCCGTCCTCGCCACTTCCGACGACGACCTGCTCGATGTGGTGGCCGCGGCCGGCAAGGTGCGCCGGCACTGGTTCGGCCGACGGGTGAAACTCAACTACCTCGTCAACCTCAAGTCGGGCCTGTGCCCGGAGGACTGCTCCTATTGTTCGCAGCGGCTCGGATCCACCACCGGCATCCTGAAGTACACCTGGCTCAAGCCCGACGAGGCCTCGAAGGCGGCCGCGGCCGGTTTGGCGGGAGGTGCCAAGCGGGTCTGTCTGGTGGCGTCCGGGCGGGGCCCGACCGACCGGGACGTGGACCGGGTCGCGGGCACCATCAAGGCGATCAAGGAGCAGAACGAGGGCGTCGAGGTGTGCGCCTGTCTCGGGCTGCTCTCCGACGGCCAGGCGGAGCGGCTGCGTGAGGCGGGCGCGGACGCCTACAACCACAACCTGAACACGTCCGAGGGCACCTACGGCGAGATCACCACCACGCACACCTACGCCGATCGCGTCGACACCGTGAACAAGGCGCACGCGGCCGGTCTGTCCGCCTGTTCCGGGCTGATCGCGGGCATGGGCGAGAGCGACGAGGACCTGGTCGACGTCGTGTACTCGCTGCGCGAGCTGGACCCGGACTCGGTTCCGGTCAACTTCCTGATCCCGGTCGAGGGCACCCCGCTGGCCAAGGAGTGGAACCTCACCCCGCAGCGCTGCCTGCGGATCCTGGCGATGGTGCGGTTCGTCTGCCCGGACGTGGAGGTGCGGATCGCGGGCGGCCGGGAGGTCCATCTGCGCACCATGCAGCCCCTCGCCCTGCACCTGGCCAACTCGATCTTCCTCGGCGACTACCTCACCACCGAGGGCCAGGCGGGCAGGGCCGACCTGGAGATGATCGCGGACGCCGGCTTCGAGGTGGAGGACACCGGCCAGGTGACGCTTCCCGAGCACCGGGCGAACGCGGGCGGGGGCGGCTGCGGCTCCCACGCCGAGGCCGGCTGCGGCTCCCACGAGAGCGCGGGGTGCGGATCCCCCGAGAGCGCCGGTGTCTGCGGTTCCGCCCCCGCCGCCTCGACGGCCCCGGCCGGCGAGCCCCGCACCGACCTCGTCGCCGTCCGCCGCCGTGGCGCCGGAACGGACCTCGCGCCCAATGCCTGA
- the bioD gene encoding dethiobiotin synthase: MAVLVITGTGTEVGKTVATAAVAAAALAAGRSVAVLKAAQTGVGPDEPGDAAEVARLAGAVTAAEVARYPEPLAPATAARRAGRAPVRPRDVAEAAAKLATEHDLVLVEGAGGLLVRFDAAGGTLADAARLLAAPVLVVASAGLGTLNTTELTARELRARGLDLAGIVIGSWPDAPDLASRCNLADLPEVSGAPLLGALPAGAGRLAPADFRAGAPSWLAPRLDGTWDAEVFGVRQAP; this comes from the coding sequence ATGGCGGTCCTCGTGATCACGGGTACGGGCACGGAGGTCGGCAAGACGGTGGCGACCGCCGCCGTGGCCGCCGCCGCGCTCGCGGCCGGACGGTCGGTCGCCGTCCTCAAGGCCGCGCAGACCGGCGTAGGACCGGACGAGCCGGGGGACGCCGCGGAGGTGGCGCGGCTCGCGGGCGCCGTCACGGCGGCCGAGGTCGCCCGGTATCCGGAGCCGTTGGCGCCGGCCACGGCGGCGCGGCGGGCCGGGCGGGCGCCGGTGCGTCCGCGTGATGTCGCCGAGGCCGCCGCCAAGCTGGCCACCGAGCACGACCTGGTGCTCGTGGAGGGCGCCGGCGGACTGCTCGTACGGTTCGACGCGGCGGGCGGGACGCTGGCGGACGCGGCCCGGCTGCTGGCGGCGCCGGTGCTGGTGGTGGCGTCGGCCGGGCTGGGCACGCTCAACACGACCGAACTCACCGCCCGGGAACTGCGCGCCCGCGGCCTCGACCTGGCCGGGATCGTCATCGGCAGCTGGCCCGACGCACCCGACCTGGCCTCGCGCTGCAACCTCGCCGACCTGCCGGAGGTCTCCGGGGCGCCCCTGCTCGGCGCCCTGCCCGCCGGTGCCGGACGACTCGCCCCCGCCGACTTCCGCGCGGGGGCACCGAGTTGGCTGGCGCCCCGGCTGGACGGGACGTGGGACGCGGAGGTGTTCGGGGTGCGGCAGGCGCCCTAG
- a CDS encoding esterase/lipase family protein has product MQRFKRRIAAAAPVVSASLLLSLSLSATPAHAATHNPVVFVHGLSSSSSSWDEWVSYFEADGYSASELDAWSYSWSQSNATTAQQLATEVRRVLAATGASKVDLVVHSMGALSSRYYLKNLGGTAYVDDFVSTAGVNHGTTAAGWCAWLYTSCAEMQTGSSFLTSLNSGDETPGSVSYASYWSNCDDALTPDTTAILNGATNVEVGCVSHNDMNNDHGVYEQVRDFVG; this is encoded by the coding sequence ATGCAGCGCTTCAAGCGTCGCATCGCCGCGGCCGCCCCGGTCGTGTCGGCATCGCTCCTTCTGTCGCTCTCGCTGTCCGCGACGCCCGCTCACGCCGCGACCCACAATCCCGTCGTCTTCGTCCACGGTCTCAGCAGTTCGTCGAGCAGCTGGGACGAATGGGTCTCCTACTTCGAGGCCGACGGCTACAGCGCCTCGGAGCTGGACGCCTGGTCGTACAGCTGGTCCCAGTCGAACGCGACCACCGCCCAGCAGCTGGCCACCGAGGTCAGGCGGGTGCTCGCCGCGACCGGTGCCTCGAAGGTCGACCTGGTCGTGCACTCGATGGGCGCGCTCAGCTCCCGCTACTACCTCAAGAACCTCGGCGGCACCGCGTACGTCGACGACTTCGTCTCCACCGCCGGCGTGAACCACGGCACGACCGCCGCCGGATGGTGTGCGTGGCTGTACACCTCCTGCGCGGAGATGCAGACCGGCAGTTCCTTCCTCACCTCGTTGAACTCCGGGGACGAGACGCCGGGCAGTGTGTCGTACGCCAGTTACTGGTCCAACTGCGACGACGCGCTCACCCCGGACACCACGGCGATCCTGAACGGCGCGACCAACGTCGAGGTCGGGTGCGTGTCGCACAACGACATGAACAACGATCACGGCGTCTACGAGCAGGTGCGCGACTTCGTCGGATGA
- a CDS encoding antitoxin — translation MAKTQLNVRVDEGTARAARERALARGVSVNRYIEELVMKDTGEAGQAFVEAAADFMKQYESVFTEEFGKESKEHEAR, via the coding sequence ATGGCGAAGACTCAGTTGAACGTGCGGGTGGACGAGGGCACAGCCCGCGCCGCCCGTGAACGTGCCCTCGCCCGCGGCGTGAGCGTCAACCGCTACATAGAGGAACTGGTCATGAAGGACACAGGTGAAGCGGGCCAGGCCTTCGTGGAGGCCGCGGCCGACTTCATGAAGCAGTACGAATCCGTCTTCACGGAGGAGTTCGGCAAGGAGAGCAAGGAACACGAGGCTCGTTGA
- a CDS encoding ABC transporter ATP-binding protein — protein MSTPAAQYVPGQASADGIAARARGLTKAYGTGETTVLALDSVDVDIARGRFTAVMGPSGSGKSTMMHCLAGLDTVSAGQVWLGDTEITGLKDRELTQLRRDRIGFMFQSFNLIPTLNAAENITLPMDIAGKKPDEKWLDQVIDTLGLRDRLRHRPSQLSGGQQQRVACARALASRPELIFADEPTGNLDSRAGLEVLGFLREAVDQLGQTVVMVTHDPGAAAHSDLVLFLGDGRIVDEMERPTAEAVLERLKRFDVTKAPFDAQGPAPGAIPAKGDGPSLDKD, from the coding sequence TTGTCCACCCCTGCTGCTCAGTACGTGCCGGGCCAGGCGTCGGCCGACGGGATCGCCGCCCGCGCCCGCGGGCTGACCAAGGCGTACGGAACGGGCGAGACGACGGTGCTGGCCCTGGACTCGGTGGACGTCGACATCGCGCGCGGCCGGTTCACCGCGGTCATGGGCCCGTCCGGCTCCGGCAAGTCCACGATGATGCACTGCCTGGCCGGGCTCGACACCGTCTCGGCCGGTCAGGTCTGGCTCGGCGACACCGAGATCACCGGCCTGAAGGATCGCGAGCTCACCCAGCTGCGGCGGGACCGGATCGGGTTCATGTTCCAGTCGTTCAACCTCATCCCGACCCTGAACGCGGCCGAGAACATCACGCTGCCCATGGACATCGCGGGCAAGAAACCCGACGAGAAGTGGCTGGACCAGGTCATCGACACGCTCGGGCTGCGGGACCGGCTGCGGCACCGGCCCTCGCAGCTGTCCGGCGGGCAGCAGCAGCGGGTGGCGTGCGCCCGGGCGCTGGCCTCCCGGCCGGAACTGATCTTCGCGGACGAGCCGACCGGCAACCTCGACTCGCGCGCGGGGCTCGAAGTCCTCGGGTTCCTGCGGGAGGCCGTCGACCAGCTCGGCCAGACCGTCGTCATGGTGACCCACGACCCCGGCGCGGCCGCCCACTCCGACCTGGTGCTCTTCCTCGGGGACGGACGGATCGTGGACGAGATGGAGCGGCCGACGGCGGAGGCGGTCCTCGAACGCCTGAAGCGCTTCGACGTCACGAAGGCCCCCTTCGACGCCCAGGGGCCTGCCCCCGGCGCGATTCCCGCCAAAGGTGACGGCCCCTCCCTCGACAAGGACTGA
- a CDS encoding class I SAM-dependent methyltransferase, translating to MPLRSPGPARVPRDPVHHPLFARYYARISVGAETRMGMGGVRDRLLAGLSGRVIEIGAGNGLNFAHYPGTVSEVVAIEPERRLRQLAVEAALRSGVPVDVAPGAAEALPVKSEAFDAAVVSLVLCSVRDVPRALAEIRRVLRPGGEVRFFEHGRGGGRAMRLTQRALDRTVWPPLNGGCHLARDPIGALRGAGFELGPYRRMFMPENGPRLPTSYCVLGTARRPPPEDR from the coding sequence ATGCCGCTACGGTCCCCCGGCCCCGCGAGGGTTCCCCGGGATCCCGTCCACCACCCGCTGTTCGCCCGCTACTACGCCCGGATCAGTGTCGGCGCCGAGACCAGGATGGGCATGGGCGGGGTGCGCGACAGGCTCCTCGCCGGGCTGTCCGGGCGGGTGATCGAGATCGGCGCGGGCAACGGCCTGAACTTCGCGCACTATCCGGGCACCGTCTCGGAGGTCGTGGCGATCGAACCGGAGCGCCGGCTGCGCCAGTTGGCCGTGGAGGCCGCCCTGCGCTCCGGAGTGCCCGTGGACGTGGCGCCGGGCGCGGCGGAGGCCCTGCCCGTCAAGAGCGAGGCCTTCGACGCGGCGGTGGTCTCCCTGGTGCTGTGCAGCGTGCGCGACGTGCCGCGGGCTCTCGCGGAGATACGGCGGGTGCTGCGGCCCGGCGGCGAGGTGCGGTTCTTCGAGCACGGCCGGGGCGGCGGCCGGGCGATGCGCCTCACCCAGCGGGCACTGGACCGCACGGTGTGGCCGCCGCTGAACGGCGGCTGTCATCTGGCCCGGGACCCGATCGGCGCGCTGCGCGGAGCCGGGTTCGAACTCGGCCCCTACCGGCGGATGTTCATGCCGGAGAACGGCCCCCGGCTGCCCACCTCCTACTGCGTGCTGGGCACGGCCCGGCGACCGCCGCCGGAGGACCGCTGA